In Myxocyprinus asiaticus isolate MX2 ecotype Aquarium Trade chromosome 16, UBuf_Myxa_2, whole genome shotgun sequence, the genomic stretch ttatcaagaaaattcacgttggatcaaatttctttttttctagtaagacctttgatattagggcaaaagtcatattcttgataacaatttttgtattgttttcttgtaaaaatatctaaaaatccttaaaacaagatcaatttgatttatcttgttttagaaacaacactgcataagatatttaggttttttcagagaatgtatttttaacatgtgtatattgtctggcagagtttttatagtcaaaacaagagaaaaaatctaccagtgctgaagaagtaatccaaggtatttagaatacgttactgaccttgagtaatctaacagaatatgttacaaatgacattttacagcatgtattctaaaagtaaccctcccaaccctgtatttatatatatatatatatatatatatatatatatatatatatatatatatatatatatatatatatatatatatatatatatatagtgaaaataTTGCAGCATTATAGACTGTGAAAATAAGTTTTCACACCTCTTACattttaatgacaataataatatttgCTTTAAAATCGTCTCCACCTGTAAATTCTTTGCGGCAATGTCATCATACTGGTGTTGGATCTGCTTAAGAGCGGCTGAGAGGTCGGGAAGGCTGTAGGTGTCTCCGGCTGTGGCGTGGGCTGCGTAAATCTGTTTCATAAGATCGTCGATTTCCTGAAAACgaaatattaaacatgagatttggaagcttttattttgtttacaaagaaagaaaaataattctTTCTGGACATTAATTACCTCACTTTGTACTCTTTGGAGGAATTCAAGTTCCACTTCCAAGTTTTCCAGCTGCTTCTCCAAAGCAATGCGCGCGGATGTGGCGGCGTCCACGTCCTGTAGAGAcgttaaaaaatatacataagggatttttctttttctttttcttcttcttgctgATGAATGCAAATGTAATAATAAGACGACATAATAAAAACCATACCGGACGGAAAGCTTCAATGTCAAGCTCGGCTTTCTTCCTCATCTCTACAGCCTCTTCATATTTAACCTTCATAATCTCCAGCTGACCCGCCATAGAATCTTTCGCAGCAAAAGCAAggtcctttataaaaaaaaaaaaaaaaaataaataaaaaaaagagggtATTATTAAATTTAGACTAAAGAGATTTTTTCCCCCCTTCAACGCAGATAATCACTTCAGGATTGTTTATGCATAACATTTGACATAAAGCCTTTAAATTGTGTGCATTTAGCCTATACAACTTCATTATGGATTAGACTATTATGGATGGACTGGATGAATATTATTTAACTACAGTAAATTCTTTGTAGcctacattttctttttaaatattatattatgcttCAGAATTGTTAAACGATACATTCAAATTATTATAGCTACCCGCTGCACTCTCATTTGGTCAGCCAGCCTCTTCAGTTCCTTGAGTTGCTCCTCGTATAACAAGCGGAGGCCAGTGGGCTTCAAGAATCGATTCTGTAGGGCCTCGATTTCAGTCTCCAACAATTTGTTTTGCTGCTCCAGGGATCGGACCTTTTTCCGGCAGAGAATAAGAAAGCAAAATACGTGTTATGTGCAAATTCTCTGCATGCTCTGTGGCCTCTACTCATAGAAGTGCAAATAATTCGCTTTATCTCCTGAGCCAGCAGTGGCATTTCCACACTGCCCGTCTGCGCGACCCAGCCAAGCATGGCCAAATCAGACAAATTCGGTCAAAGAAAATGAGGGTTGTTTCCAACAGGGTTAAatgttaaacaatataaaacacacCTTTTAATGCATTTGTGATGATTATTTCGGTTTACACTTCACTTTTGATGTTGTAATATAGTGTAAATACATGTATAGGTATAAATATTGATAATAAGATATGTAAACAGCTACAGTGTGCTGGTAGACTATTATTGCTAATGTAATTAGTTATGTATAGGCATATGTATGTGTGACATGGATTATGTTAGATAATGTGTAATGTTAATGGGCCATTTAAATCTTAGTATTATTTTTCGTCATTCAGTTTTATCCAgggttgcaaaaaataaataaaaataaataaatacaaaattgtcAGCTCAACAGAGAATGGTGCACTTGCCTTCTCAATGTATGCAGCCAGTCGATCGTTGAGCAAAACCATCTCTTGTCTCTCACTGGTTCGTGTGCTGAAGAATTCACGGTTTTCTGCAGCAGCTTGGTCGATATCGACCCCTGAACCGCCTCCACGGACACAAATGGCACCCTTTCCGACACTGTAAGTAATTCAGATTGATTAAAATCTAAAACGTTAAAACACTTTCCATGCAATGTTTAGGTAGCGTGTGTTCGATATGTCAAGGAAGATGCATTTATTTCTCACTTCAGGTTTTATTAGGCCTCATGCACAATTATTGAGTATAATTGCGACTCTTAGAGGTTGTGTGTGATTCCTAACGcaataactaaaataaaacaaggtTACTATTAGAAGAAAGAGAAGTAACCCTGAATTACAATTTATTATGGACTacaagtttaatattttgtttattatgtATGCTCGAGTGTTCCAAGTTTATGAAATACAAAACTATTTTCTATATTACttattaataatcattattattattgtttaattgtTATTGAATCAAGATTTTCTGATCATGAATCAAATAAAGGTaatcgtggaacacaaaaggacacgttacactaactgagcactttattaggaacactatggtcctaataaagtgcccaacttGTCTtcttgctgttgtagcccatctgctcactacaattgtacagagtggttatctgagttactgtagcctttctgtcagtccaaactagtctggccattctctgttgatctctctcatcaacaaggtgtttctgtctgcaggatggccactcactggatgtttttggcactattctgagtaaactctagagacttttgtatgtgaaaatcccaggagatcagcagttacagaaatactcaaaacatggtcgaaatcactggatcatattttttttcctcattcttgtggttgaatgtgaacattaactgaaactcctgacgtgtatctgaatgattgtatgcattgcactgctgatgactggctgattagataatcacatgaataggtatacaggtgttactaatacagtgctcagtgagtgtagggtACATCTTTGtgttagaaagaaagtcatacagttttgtaacaacatgaggttgaataaattataacagaattttaattttgggatgaaatatccCATTAATTAGAAGTATCAAACAATCCTCCATTTATCTTCAATATAGAATTTAAATACTGCACATATTCTAATGTTTCCTTCTATATGCAGATGCTCTGCATTGTTCCACTGACATCTTTTTAGGAGACATGCAGTGCCATTACCAGTGTATCTATACAGACAGAATGAGTGGCTTACCCAGTCATGAGGGACCGGCTGCGTGAAGATGAGATGGTCCTTCGGCCAACTGCCATGTTACTGCTGACAGCGGTGGGATTACGGGAGTAGCTGGCTGAACGGCATGTTCCGACATCCCGTCTGACGGGAGAGGGGCTGCTTACCCTCACCTGGAAAGAAGAGGTGCAGGCGTCCTCAAAATGGCGGCGATAGGACGAGATCCTTTCAGGGCTGCGACTCATCATGGGACAGTAGCTGGGTTCAGTTCTTGGACTCGAAGGCCTTGCTGTGTTGATCTTTTCTGAGGGTCCTCACGCAAGCTCTGCTCACAAATCCACACTCTTTGCCTAGAGGTCCAGGCTTCTTATACTCAGCCCCAAACATTAGACAACCCTTTTGGAATGTTGAGTCTCTGCACCATCGAGAAATGGGCCTGTCACTCAAACATCTGTCAGGGTCTTGAGAGGTGTTGAATGGAGTGAAATTATGAGGCAGCAAGGGTATATTAGTCTGTAGGTGCAGCTATGATGTGATATGGTTTGATATGAAGGGATTTTAATTACACATGCTTCTAGACAGAGCAAGAAATAATGTCATGGGGTCAGTCTGTGCAGAGAGATGCTCAGTGAGAGATGTGATATTAACAGACATTAATCCGGTCCCTATTTACATGGaggtatgtataaaaaaaaaaatgcaaagggAATTAACCACAACGGTTCTCAATGGCCTGTCTGGGATTCACGCTTGAGATGACTAAAGGATGTGAGTTGTAATTACAGTAGTCCAATCTTTGGGCTCTTTAATCATGTTCTAAAGAATCACAATTAATATGTTTATTTCTGCTACTGAATCAGCCGAACTTAACTATGTTCTAATTTTCTGTCATTACAAAATACTGGTGCTATTCAAAGTTATTTTGTATTGCTGACCAAATCTGGTTTATGAGATTCTTTCCAACTATCGAAGATTTGCCAGGTATGTGGGATGAGGGCGGGGTCTGTGTCTCTCAGAGATGTGAACAGTGGCTAAATGAGCTTAAACACTTGGGCGTTATTTTACTCCTGCTATCTCAttcatttacagtacattagTCATCCCTGTAGCAGTGCTCAAACAGAAAAACAAGATAACACTGGTTGTGGTTTTATCAGCAATTTTAAGACACTGTTATTTTTGTCCATTTCTGCTTCTCAAACTGCAGGGCCTCAATCCTTGcctgacaagaaaaaaaaaaaaaggtttccttGATGTAGTGCTTGATGTAGGTCAAAGCATGATTAGGTTTCACTGGTCAGTTGTTGAGGTCAGTTCTTTGCTCAGTTGAActaaaaacaatatttacatttcaaatttaTCAGTGAGAAACAGGGCTTTATCAAATCCACATCTAATATTGATTATGGTACACATACTGCCTCGAAGACTAACCTCTATTAGTACACAAGAAATTCTTCTCTGATTGTATAATGGGACTAACATGTAGAGCTCTTGTTGTCATTAATCACTGATGACACTGGAATTCACATAAGCCAGTAACAAAAGCACATGAAGTGCCATACAGATGATGTATAGCTGTAAAAGGTATTATTTATGGGGTCGAAATTGTTGAACATACAAAATAAGTGTTAAAGGTTTAAGCATAGTAAATATTAATCATTGAGCTTTACAAATGAGCGCATTCAATGTTGCACTAATTAACAATATGAGTTACTTTATCTAGGACAAGTCCTATTACTGttttcaacaagctgcatgatttgaggtagaCTAAAAAAactagctctttggctgaactcgATTCAGTCAAGGACAGTGGTTCCATATGTTTgaagagttttcttaacttaaaattactatgtaatctcaacacacaCTTTGTGTACAaataacctagttgaattgggtaaatcTACCAAATTACACATGTCAATGTAACTCTGTACTacttctttatgtactaacttaAAAGTActtgttagcatgctaaataaatACTGGTTGGAAGCTCTACAGAGTTTGGTTTAGTAACTATGCAATGGTGTATAAGTTCTGATTAAAGAACTTTGTGAACACCAGCAAAGGCTAAACATCCAATAGtagctggcactggcaatgatgaagacgatgacaaaggagtgaagagaacccaagtgcagtttatttacaaaagtgaaaacaaaaccctaactataaacatgaacttgactagacttaaaacttgacataaacataacatggcttggcttgacttgacttggctagaacaagaacaaaaacacatccacatatattcaatacttgacaactagacaatgcaaagatgagggcttaaatacaagacatgggagaacataaaccaatgaacaaacagaactctaacaagataattaaacaataaaccaatgaaaacatgacacatgaacatggagggaaaacatgaaatcacatgacaagagaACAGgaacaaaacttttcaaaataaaagacatgaatcaacacaatacacatgacaaataGTTTGAACAGGAGGCACAGAGTTTTCAATACAAAGCTCAGTAATGGTGACACTCAACAAacaccattaaataaaatatacagttgaagtcagaagtttaaatacaccttagtcaaatacacttaaactcagtttttcacagttactaaaattgtagaaaacattccctgtctcaggtcagttaggatcactactttattttaagaatgtgaaatgtcagaataatagaacagagaatgatttatttcagcttttatttctttcatcacattcccagtgggtcagatgtttacacacactttgttagtatttggtagcattgcctttaaatcggatagaggtcagggctttgtgatggcaactccaataccttgactttgttgtccttaagccatttcaactttggaggtatgcttggggtcattgtccatttggaagactcatttgcgaccaagctttaactttctggctgatgtcttgagatgttgcttcagtatatccacgtatgtccttcctcatgatgccatccattttgtgaagtgcaccagtctctcctgcagcaaagcacccccacaacatgatgctgccacccccatgcttcacggttgggatggtgttcttcggcttgcaagcctcaccctttttcctccaaatataacgatggtcattatggccaaacagttaaatttttgtttcatcagaccagaggacatttctccaaaaagtaagatctttgtccacatgtgcacttgcaaactgtagtctggcatttttatggtggttttggagcagtggcttcttccttgctgagcagcctttcaggttatgtcaatataggatttgttttactgtggatatagatacttgtctacctgtttcctccagcatcttcacaaggtcctttgctgttgttctgggattgatttgcacttttcgcaccaaactaagttcatctctaggagacataatgtgtctccttcctgagtggtatgatggctgcatggtcccatggtgtttatacttgcgtactattgtttgtacagatgaatgtggtaccttcaggcatttggaaattgctcccaagtaggaaccagaattgtggaggtccaaaaaatttttctgaggtcttggctgatttcttttgattttcccatgatgtcaagcaaagaggcactgagtttgaaggtaggccttaaaatacatccacaggtacacctccaattgactccaattatcctatcagaagctaattggctaaaggcgtgacatcattttctgaaaatttccaagctgcttataGGTACatttaacttagtatatgtaagcttctga encodes the following:
- the zgc:172323 gene encoding glial fibrillary acidic protein gives rise to the protein MSRSPERISSYRRHFEDACTSSFQVRVSSPSPVRRDVGTCRSASYSRNPTAVSSNMAVGRRTISSSRSRSLMTGVGKGAICVRGGGSGVDIDQAAAENREFFSTRTSERQEMVLLNDRLAAYIEKVRSLEQQNKLLETEIEALQNRFLKPTGLRLLYEEQLKELKRLADQMRVQRDLAFAAKDSMAGQLEIMKVKYEEAVEMRKKAELDIEAFRPDVDAATSARIALEKQLENLEVELEFLQRVQSEEIDDLMKQIYAAHATAGDTYSLPDLSAALKQIQHQYDDIAAKNLQEMDSWYKTKFDDLNNKSTKNVDKVRSVREEIVNAKKDIKNKEHDLESLKTKNEALEAQIRETQEKYRKELEELQARIEALQIELKSSKERTALLLREYQDLLNVKMGLEIEITTYRKLIEGEDSRLTTMVQSMQTLSLMSGSMSVHSAGAAGVAGAMGAGAGDGVGRGFGRSLGDGFTGGAGGPGTTFDYTQEQAVEMTERKTVLMRTVKTEDDTLESSTQEKSYSISGAADDEE